TAGAAGCACTGGTATATGCACACTCGTAATACATGTTAGTGTTGGTCGGATGAGCAAATCGCCCATCTGTACGACACTGGAACTCACATCGTTTCAACTCCAAATCAAAAACATCAGTGTCACGTGGACATTTAAACATTAGTGGGCCATTTgatgaacaaataaaatataactGTGGGAACGGATCGTAGATGAACCATTTATCCTTGTTACGGGAATTATTGCAATCCACTTGGAAGCAATCTGCCGTACGACGTTTAAGAAAGCACGATTCAGTCGTTTGGTTGTATACATTGTTGGCTGCCACGCAACTTTGTTCGAAACCTATCATGTTTACATCGCAGTATAAATAACGGCTGCAGTTCGAGGGATCtgcaaaagaaacacattcaTAAATTAAGTCTGGTAACTATGGTAACTGGTACCTAAAAACCACTAACTCGGATAAAACCCAGGGGCATTCATCGGGCACAAATCGCTTGTCTTTTGGCAAATTAAATTCGGATCAGACACATTGGAACAAATCCCTGCACCGGTGCAATAAGGTTTCGAGGGATCCACGTCTTGGCAACGATATTGTGTAATCGGAGTCTGGTCATAGCTACAAATTTTAACGGTATTGCAATCCTGACAATCCTCTCGACGTCCATTAACACACGATGTTAGCGCGCGTCGTACGGGTGCACGTTTCGATACCAATGCGCGAAGCGCATGTTGGTcctaaaaatcaacaaacaaattaagcGCGTTAATGTAGGAATAATTCACCAAAAACACACTATTTACCTCAGCACCCACTGTTGCAAATACTAAAAGTGCCAAAATGAACGAACGAACCATTACTAACATTTTCACGCAATACTTCGAGAACGCAATGACCATCATATTACAGGTAGTCTGTCGTTTTATAGTCACCACCAGCATTATGTTTTACAGATTTGAACAACTTTATAGCTACTGAAAGATAAGATACCTGTATACGCACAACTGCAATATTTCATCAAGATTAGTAAAATCTCTTTCCAgtcctttttttgtcttcaGCGCATCACTCAAAAagactttttttattatttcaaataaGTAATATAGTACCGCACACGTAAATTTCATTGGAGACTGAGCAAAAGACTTATATTCATTTGGAAAAGAATTTAACTTCCCTGAACCTGCAAGTCATACCGTTTCCATGATAAAACCATACATTACAAGGTTTGCCGCATATTTACATTTTGCCGAATGAATGAAACGCGAAAACACACTATAGAGCGCACCTCTATgagaataacaacaacaacaacaactgttTCTTCATCTTTATGCCATTACAACCTTGGCGATCTTGGCCTGCTATTATTATCTTTCCTTGACTTTTACTTATTCGTAACTGAGGCGCTAGAAAGTTCAAACTCAAGGCCGGATTGGTTTGAATATGAGTATAACGTAGTACAAACCAACATCCTGCCCACTTAATACTCAACAACCTAGCTCAAATAAACCTAGTCAAACCTCACATCGTCAAAAGTGTGTGGTTTCTGAGCAGGATTTCACTATGTGGATTATCTCCTGTAAGCCTGCGTGTATGTTCAAACCACCAGACATTCCGAGATAGATGTTGGGTTGGTCGGGTGGCTCACGGGTACTCCAACTCGCGGCATATTCGCAAGTTCTGCTTCTTTGCGTAACGACgagcttactagacttattttatcacatagccggatagtcagtgcttGCTCCGGTGATTGCTCCGGATGAGAATTTTTATCAGTCCTGtggtgtgaagaccggcgccgctatgTGGCACCATCACATCAAAGGGTATCTCAATATTAGGATGTAGGGATCTCAAATGTACAAAGCTTTTTTACTGCTTGACGCGACACAACAGTCTCCCTTTGACACAAACTTCTCCTTTGAATCCAATCCTTACCTTGTATGATTTgttaaacaaatcaacaacagTGGTGTCGGAAATTCGGCAGAAGTGACAACTACGATTTAATAACAACTTTACATGATGGTTGATAGTTGGTAGTGTAGTccaaatcaattttaataaactttaTTCGGATGCAATCttggattattattattaattatttattcatttattattaattatttatttattcatttttcatttattaattCGAATTCTCAAAGGTATTAGTTTTAtcacttttttcttgttttatgctACGCTCCGCTAAGACATTAAATGAATACTAATAAAATATCGTAAGGTGAATCGATCATCTCAATCCGTTACAGGTGTCAGAGGATCATCGTCATCgctttgaaattaaaattgccTCTTAAGTATAAAACATGAAGAAGTCACtacatttcttttcattacaCAAAATACAATGGAATCCGTCTAACGCTTGTTCATGTATTTAATCAAATTCTTTAACACCGTTATTCATCAACTTATTCAGGCTAATTACTTTCTTTCAATAAATGTGTAACGGAAAATGAAGCTCGATGTAACGTTTGCtgttaattcttttttttattttgatacgTCACAAACCTTCACTTGATGAAAAATTTGCTTCGGGTATTTTTGAGCCAGACATCGAGTGTCTTCGATTGAACGTTTGCTTCGATCCTTAATCTGCTATTTAAATCATATTATATATATAGTATATATATCATATTATATACAATATTATatataattgtttaatttcgcAGTAGTGGGAGTAGTCATAAACTAATCCATATTCTTGCAATCATTCACTCCGTTGTCGAATTCCTTACCATTAGGACAGACCTCTACGAATTTTTGGTACTGCAATACATATACAATGTAGATAAAACGAAATCATACGATCATGTCAACAAATTGTCTTACCGTTCCGTTTGGTCCTTCCAAACATGAATAATAACGATCCTTTACTCCTGGAATAGGATATTTGCCCTTCTGCTTGCAATGAAATTCACACAATTTCGTCGTTTCGTTGAACGCCTCACTATCTCCACATTTGAACGTGAGTGGACCACTTGTTCCACAGAAGACATATAACTGAGGATTTGGTTTATATGCAATTAATTTGTTCAAATTTGAAGTGATTTTACAGTCAATTTGGAAACAATCAGCTGGTGTTTTGAGATAAATCCATGATCCGGTATTATAATCAAACATGTACGATGAGGAAGGGGCAGTGTATGCCGTTGCTCGCAAACCGTCGTTGCAGTACACTGCTTCACTACAGTTGTGCGGTACTGAAATGAATTCGAGAATATAATGCAACGTGTTGCTATTTTTATACAGCATCAAAACAAATACCTGGATAAAAATTATCTTTATCAGGGCACAAGTCACTTTTTAAATCGCAGCCCGGTTCGCTTTGGCAAACTCCGTCCTTGCAGTAGGGACGTAAAGGATTGCTGGAACTACAATCGTACGAACCTACATTCTGTTTTTGGTAATTGCATAACTAATACAAACAAGACAAAAAGTAATCAGGCAATTATAGCACATGATGTTTCTAAGCTATGATGACTCACCATAACGCTTGTGCAACTGCCACAAGTAGTTCGGACATTGTCCGCTACGTCAGCACAGCTGTACAAAACAGGGTCTTGGCTTACTTCTGGTATTTCTACTGCGGTTCTTTGCCTCCCAACTGCGATCGGCACACTAGCTAGCGATACGACCGTCTAAATCAATTGAAGAGTATGACTGTACTATGACATTGGCCTAACCGCATTAAATCACCAAATCGTTACGCTTACCTGCAGAAAAATAACTCCTACGCAAAATATCAACAGCCACACAGAAACACCCATGATGCCAACTACCACAACGTCCTAATTCCTTGTTGTCTGTTGATGAACAAGTGAACCAATCTTTTTGGCATCccgttttatatttttcgtCGCAAGTAGCAAAAACATTCAGATAAGCTACAAAAGTCATCAGATGACATATGCATGTCCAGTGCAGATATCTCTGACCAGATGatcatatatatatttttttcatatctTATGTTTAGCCCCATGTAAGATAAAGTAGTAGCCTTGAAAGTTCACCATTAATGTGAGGCAAACATACTATCTGATTTAAAGTGTGAAGTTGAGAAACTCTACAAAAACACCCATCGATTTTAAATGTGTAATGGCGCATGAGCTCGAACTCTTGCAAACACTAATGGAATCAATTATAAGATCAAGATAAACAATGTcataagaaacaaaataaataaccaaACCTTTTCATTCGGTTTTACTCtcaaataaatattatcaTTTTCGTATATACTTTCATCGGAGAAATAATCAATTACGTCAATTGTAGAAGAATTCACATTTTACTACATAAACTAAAGTATCAATAGTCGCCTATAGAATGCACTGctgttaaaaaatataaaaagttTCAAAACAATATATTGATTAAAATGAGttggttgaataatttatggGGAATTTTCATTACACGTGAAGCACATATTTTGTTCAAGCTGTCATAAACAGTAATAATCAATTACACACATAAAGAGGCCACTTCTTGTATTAATGACTCGGAAACGACGTGCACGAGTAGCATGCACTTAAAATAAACACCACAAGTTCAAACTAAATAAACACCACAGCAAACAATATGTGcgataagaaaaataaattaccttATCTTTATGATAAGCATACCCGGAAAAACAACTCCATTGATCTTATTCACTCATGTTCAACGCAGACTCATCTGAGTAGCGTCGTAGATTTTCTTGCGATCTGAATTATTTAAAGACAATGCGCTGGACAATATTCAAACGAGTTGGAGTGTGTTCAACATGCAGTGGTATCTTGCACTACTGCTCTTTGCAATTGCACTACTCTGTGACAGTACGTTTAGCCAGCTAGGCAGTGGCAATATAACTGCATTGAACACAAGGACTTTTGTGAAAAAAGATTGTGATGGAATCAAAACATACATATGCGATTCTTGCACATCACGAAGACCATGTTTTGGTACTCAGGAAATTGAAACCACCTTTACATGTGGTACAGGACTGTTCTGCATAGAGGGTACGGCAGCTGATCGCTGCGGTCCGACACCATCGGAAGCTTGTATAACATCATCCGCGAGCTCATCCTTCACATGCACTGCTACAGGGCTTTTTCCAGGTATGTTTATTGGTGCAAACCAAGTGAAAAACGATTTCATCTATACATTCGTTTTCTTGCAGATCCTAACAATTGCAACTACTACCATGTGTGCCTAGCGATTAGCGAAGCATCCACCGTATACAGATGCCCGCCTGGATACGTTTTTGACGTAGTGACTTCCTCCTGTATTCGTCAACTGTCGGCAGCTAATTGCGTTACTGTAACCTGTCCTGTTGGAGCTCCTCGCTACGTTCTCTACGGCACAAGTCGAGTATATTACGCCGTGTGTAACGGTGCCAGCCTACCTACTCAGGTATTAAGGTGTCCGAACGGTGCACTATTCACGTTCTTTTCATCGAGTACACTTTTCGGTGAATGTGTGTACACATGCTCAGGACAGGGTAATTATGCTAACAGTAATAATCCTGCTTCTTATTTCCAATGCTACATTTCAAACGGTCGCATAGTGTACAACGAACTCGATTGCCCATCAGGCACCATATTTAATCAAACCTTGCGATATTGCACAAGGCAGTAAAATTGTTTCCTTGACTGTTTTAGTTCTGGCAACAGAAATGCCGCTAATGCTGCGTTAATGTGATGCGACGGTGATTGTAATGTAAGataaatatgtttctgttttgaaTAACTGTGAATAAAGTTATTCGTGGTTGTGTCCATCTCTTCCACCATAAATCCTCCATGTATTTGTACACAATATGTCCTCTAAGactataataaaataaacgtaAGATACTAATCTAGAGCTAGTATAATAATCTCCCttttttaagcgaaataaataacCAAATACTAGTTTTAAAGAGCTTTCTATCAATAATACACTACTGTAGcaatgtttagtttgtttgtaaatCCTATTTTTTTTAGAACGGCCTGACCGTATCTACTTATTATTGTAACCACGTAGCCCGTAGTCTTGGCTACGGGGGAttagtccggatgggattttggacttgtccgttcgtgtgaagaccagctCCGCTACAATCATGCCTAAGGGCCGCTTCATCCTCCCTAATCCTAATTGAATTCACTAAAATTTTACAATCATACACATCGTGCTTCCATGTTGATGTAGTTCTACTATATTGCTGAATGATCTActttattgaatatatttttataatgcCAACAAATGGTTCTCAAATGAACTACACAACTCTTGAGGTAATGCTATGAATTAACACACGATTGCATTCTTTCATTCGTCTATTACATATAATAAATCTTGTTGAATTCACCAGAAATCGGGTCGGTTTTAGTTAAATTTATATATGTCTTCTTTCCCCGTGAACTGCCTTATGGAGGAACTTCTATGGGGAATTGGAATTGAACACTGTGTATTGGTGTGTTGTACTTTACTGTATAATTAAAACTAGTTCCAATGGACATTAATTACTATTTTTAACAGGGGAAGTGTAGTGTGCAATTAGCAAAATATGAAGGAGTCACGGAGTAAACGGTCAATAACTTGTTCACTGCTTGGATTACGTGTGGTTCATTGGTTGTATCAAGAGCTTAAACAATCAGAAATACAAATTatgcaatgaaaacaaatttcatattaaagtcaAAATAACCCTAATCATTAGACCACACGACATTATGTCACCAAGAGGAAAATGTCTTAGACAATTCtcaaaaaacttttttttctgcccgaACCAAGCCCGAAATAAGCCATAAAGCAAGGagtaaagaagcaaaaaaattcCTTCTTTAGTTCATATGCTGTTAATACGTAAAACGAGGGCATAATACATAATACGTATCGGCGATGAAGCTAAAGGTTGTTAATAACAGTGTTGTCAAATAAATATTGGTATGTATGTAATTGCATTTCAACAAGTTTTCGAAAAAGCTAATTCGAAATGATACATTCATTTGTATCTACGAACTGCGAATTTTGCGATTAGAAACTACCATAACATTGCCATTCTCATGACTCAACAATCACGAAGTGCTATAAATCTGGACAAATCCATTCGTAAAGATAAGCATTCAGGATCTTCACAGAAAACAAGATTAGAAAATGTCAATCAACGTTGCGGCCTCTTGCTTTCTATAAACTCAGTATGGACTGTGCATCTCAAGCTAGTGGTTAACAAAATGCTGTTTAGAACGTGTATCCTTTTCATCTCGTTGGCCTTTTCGCACGCATTGAACGAAGAGTCACATAACTCTACAGATGACTTAGGTTCTGCAATAACTGGTACATTGCTGAACATTTCAGATGTGCAGTTGCAACGTCAATCAACTATTACCGGCGTATGCGATGGTGTGAAACAACTGGTATGTGATACATGTAACACTTTTCGCGTTTGCTTGGGAACTGAACTTGGCCAAGGTGTGACCGTCGCATGCCCTGCTGATCAGTCGTATTGTAACTACGGAACAACCACCGACTATTGTTCTAATGTTCCGATCCCAAACGTATGCACTGATGCTATTCAAAACACACCGGTCATATGCTCGGCCGTTGGCACCTTTCCAGGTATGTGGTCGATAGCGAACATGCTTCTATTTTGTTAGTTCATTAATTCGTGTATACTCTGCTCATTCTTAACAGATGCTAGCAATTGTCGTATTTATCATGGATGCACCAATATCGGACAGAGTTCGTCCATTTACAGTTGTCCTGCTGGGTATGTGTTCAATGCAGCATTGGAACTGTGTGCCTTGGAAAATCTGTTTTCACGATGCATTAAACTGCAATGCACGGCCAACTTCATCGGACATGTAAGATACGGACAATCTCCACGATTCTACGGTTTGTGTGACGGTACCGGACAAGCTCCAATCGTATATAGATGTCCAAACAGAGCCAACTTTGCGTTTATCACCGGCTCCACATTTGGCGAGTGTGGTTACCTCTGTCCTGGACAGGGAAACTATCCAAACAGTAATGATCCGGCGGCATATTTTCAGTGCTTCTGGGCAAACCGGCAGCTACGATACAATTTGGTACTCTGTCCTACTGGATTGACATTCAACAGCCGTCTGCGATACTGCAACTAGTTGTGATTGTAATTAGTCATAGTCAAATCGAAATACAGGTTATATAGATTCTGACTTACATTAATTCAATAAAGCTTGATATGCTGTTTTGATCCTTTAATttcaatgatttattttacctaTTACCAAATcatgttttcgttttatttacatttacatttcaaTTGCTGTTTATCTCCCATTTCGCTGGAAATAACTAACAAATTATCACCGTAACCAGtacttttacaaaaaaaaattatcagaAAACTGTAATATACGTAAATGATGCAAATAGGGGCATCAGTAAGTATCTACCAAAATACAACGAGTTTTCCCGAGAGAACCGAGTTTTagaatgatattttttaaactcatTTAAGAAATTATTACAATATAGAATATACAACAACATAGTTTATagaagaaatataaataatataaagaGGAAAATTGCCTTTGAACACAATTTATTTGATTcaaaactgttcaaaaaatGATTAAGTAAAagcgtatatatatatttatagcAAACTGatttatataatataatatatatttaaGGCAAActgaaaacaataaatatcaGTATGCATTCTACGCagtaatgttcaaaatttcCTGCACTCGGTGATTCATTATCACTTTCCTTCAATACAAATTTTATTATCTGCAAGCCAGGGCAGGTACCGTGTTTGTGTTGCACATGAGTTTCTATGCATTTGTATATtactttcgtttgttttgctagTTTACTTACCTTCCACAGAAGCATCATAAACGATTCCAAGGTGAAAACCACCCTACTGTGCAGTTCTTTATCTTGCGAGACGAAATATCTGGTGCAGTATCAGGTCTACGCTTCGAAGTTTAGTATCGGTAGTGTGACGCTTTATGAGATTAGAAAGCTCTGATAAAACGTATTATTTAGCAAAGTTTACTAAAAATATTATAACCATTGTAAAGTATCGTTGGAATCGATCGGAACAGGCATTAAACTACAATGCTGCAATGTCGGACAAAGCCTCAACTCAGCTATTTTATATATTGTTGCTTGTGTTTGGTGAGATCACAtgtgaaaaaggaaaagtatCGTACTGACACTAGTGAACGTCTGTTGAACGTTTTAACCATATTCAGTTTCAGATAGGCAACAGTTCTCCCGTACTGGTACTGGTTGCTAATGGAAGTGACATCACGATTAATTTTCCGGgtgaaaacaataacaatcgtGTATTCAGCATCGTCAGCAGCTCCGGCAACAATAACCCGTCCATGTTGGACTGGATAGGTGGGAACGGAGCCAACAAAGCACCTACCATCATGTTGGGTAAATCGGACGCGTCGGCAATGTCTCCCCGTCTGGCTGACGACAACAGTGACGAAAATAATCCTACTTCACCTGCCAATCCAAACCCGACATGGGGACCGCTTGGAATGAACGAATACGATGCAAACGATGCTATACTTCCGCTAGAAACGACCGTAACCCCTAAAATTCTGgtcaacaccaccaccagctccAGTGCGTACGTTGAAACTTCTGATAAGGTGCTGCTATCACCTGTTTGACAAACATGTTCTACCCTTGACccaaattccatacaaaacccaaACTTATTCGTAAATAGAAGTGCGCACATTACTGTGACTGCTGTTATGCACCTTTATTTCATTGTCTTATTTCTTCTTACATGTTGTTATTGTAATTTTTATTCGGGGTTTCCTTAGCACATATAATAAGGGAGGAAGAGTCTGataaatatatttgtttgtttcttttcaatgTATGTATATAAtgtgtatatatgtataaGAATATGTATGCTAATAGTACATGGTTCCTTCACTGATGTCACTATGTGTAGTCCTCATTTATTTGAAAGCGTTTTGTAATCTACACTTTTTCCCAACATAATCAACTCCTCCTTTTGAATATCTTGACGACAAACGGGTATTGTGATTTCATCCACATTTCGCCCCTGACTTCTAGACACTAGATGAAGAATATTTTGTATTCTTTCTGTTGCGTTAGCTCTGCTAGTGCATTTGAATGctgttttttggtttatttgttCGCTCCTTGGGACATTGGATTTTTTGTGAATATGCATCATACAAAGTTACTGGATTTGACATTCAAGTATAA
The Anopheles moucheti chromosome 2, idAnoMoucSN_F20_07, whole genome shotgun sequence genome window above contains:
- the LOC128296803 gene encoding uncharacterized protein LOC128296803, giving the protein MLVVTIKRQTTCNMMVIAFSKYCVKMLVMVRSFILALLVFATVGAEDQHALRALVSKRAPVRRALTSCVNGRREDCQDCNTVKICSYDQTPITQYRCQDVDPSKPYCTGAGICSNVSDPNLICQKTSDLCPMNAPGFYPNPSNCSRYLYCDVNMIGFEQSCVAANNVYNQTTESCFLKRRTADCFQVDCNNSRNKDKWFIYDPFPQLYFICSSNGPLMFKCPRDTDVFDLELKRCEFQCRTDGRFAHPTNTNMYYECAYTSASKLQKYELSCPPLLKFNANDQKCVQ
- the LOC128296813 gene encoding uncharacterized protein LOC128296813; amino-acid sequence: MGVSVWLLIFCVGVIFLQTVVSLASVPIAVGRQRTAVEIPEVSQDPVLYSCADVADNVRTTCGSCTSVMLCNYQKQNVGSYDCSSSNPLRPYCKDGVCQSEPGCDLKSDLCPDKDNFYPVPHNCSEAVYCNDGLRATAYTAPSSSYMFDYNTGSWIYLKTPADCFQIDCKITSNLNKLIAYKPNPQLYVFCGTSGPLTFKCGDSEAFNETTKLCEFHCKQKGKYPIPGVKDRYYSCLEGPNGTYQKFVEVCPNGKEFDNGVNDCKNMD
- the LOC128297823 gene encoding uncharacterized protein LOC128297823, whose product is MQWYLALLLFAIALLCDSTFSQLGSGNITALNTRTFVKKDCDGIKTYICDSCTSRRPCFGTQEIETTFTCGTGLFCIEGTAADRCGPTPSEACITSSASSSFTCTATGLFPDPNNCNYYHVCLAISEASTVYRCPPGYVFDVVTSSCIRQLSAANCVTVTCPVGAPRYVLYGTSRVYYAVCNGASLPTQVLRCPNGALFTFFSSSTLFGECVYTCSGQGNYANSNNPASYFQCYISNGRIVYNELDCPSGTIFNQTLRYCTRQ
- the LOC128296822 gene encoding uncharacterized protein LOC128296822; its protein translation is MLFRTCILFISLAFSHALNEESHNSTDDLGSAITGTLLNISDVQLQRQSTITGVCDGVKQLVCDTCNTFRVCLGTELGQGVTVACPADQSYCNYGTTTDYCSNVPIPNVCTDAIQNTPVICSAVGTFPDASNCRIYHGCTNIGQSSSIYSCPAGYVFNAALELCALENLFSRCIKLQCTANFIGHVRYGQSPRFYGLCDGTGQAPIVYRCPNRANFAFITGSTFGECGYLCPGQGNYPNSNDPAAYFQCFWANRQLRYNLVLCPTGLTFNSRLRYCN
- the LOC128301142 gene encoding uncharacterized protein LOC128301142 — its product is MLQCRTKPQLSYFIYCCLCLFQIGNSSPVLVLVANGSDITINFPGENNNNRVFSIVSSSGNNNPSMLDWIGGNGANKAPTIMLGKSDASAMSPRLADDNSDENNPTSPANPNPTWGPLGMNEYDANDAILPLETTVTPKILVNTTTSSSAYVETSDKVLLSPV